From a region of the Methanolinea sp. genome:
- the uppS gene encoding di-trans,poly-cis-decaprenylcistransferase: protein MIRQLLEPVYEWMLEGQIRFIPSHIAIIQDGNRRYASSQGLLQSEGHRLGADRTEEMLEWTRNLGISHVTLYSFSTENFNRDSGEVQALFELFKDRFSRVLDDPRIHRNRICVRMIGDRSLLPEDLRTVIKDAEEATAGYNDYFLNIAIAYGGRNEIVRAARSILRKVRDGIYTAGDINRELVEQHICADHNLPPVDLVIRTGNEYRTSNFLPWLANGHESAVCFCAPYWPIFRRIDFLRALRIYSQRREASLGSRP, encoded by the coding sequence ATGATCCGCCAGCTCCTCGAACCCGTCTATGAATGGATGCTTGAAGGCCAGATCCGGTTCATTCCCTCGCATATAGCCATCATCCAGGATGGGAACAGGAGGTATGCGAGTTCCCAGGGACTCCTGCAGAGCGAGGGACACCGGCTCGGAGCAGACCGGACAGAAGAAATGCTCGAATGGACACGGAACCTTGGAATTTCACATGTCACGCTATATTCCTTCTCCACAGAAAATTTCAACCGTGACTCAGGAGAAGTACAGGCGCTCTTCGAGCTCTTCAAAGATCGATTCTCCCGGGTCCTTGATGACCCGAGGATCCACCGGAATCGTATCTGCGTTCGGATGATCGGCGATCGGTCCCTGCTCCCTGAAGATTTAAGGACGGTCATCAAAGACGCCGAGGAAGCGACGGCCGGATACAACGATTATTTCCTGAATATCGCGATCGCTTATGGCGGGCGAAACGAGATTGTGCGGGCTGCCCGTTCCATCCTCCGCAAGGTCCGGGACGGGATCTATACTGCAGGGGATATCAACCGCGAACTGGTTGAACAACATATTTGTGCCGATCATAACCTCCCCCCCGTTGATCTTGTCATACGAACGGGGAATGAGTACCGCACCTCGAATTTTCTTCCCTGGCTTGCAAACGGGCATGAGTCAGCAGTCTGTTTTTGCGCCCCCTACTGGCCGATCTTTCGGAGAATCGATTTCCTGAGGGCCTTGCGCATCTACTCACAGCGGCGGGAAGCATCACTGGGTTCCAGGCCCTGA
- a CDS encoding glutamine synthetase beta-grasp domain-containing protein, translating into MSADVAGEILERIDADSVKILRLQFTDIQGQPKNVAIPVKQAEKALNEGIWFDGSSIEGFARIEESDMLLKPDPATYAILPWRPSDARVARFICDVYTYGNKHFEGDPRFILKRALEEAEKMEYTFNTGPELEFFLFKMVDGKPTTLFQDLGGYFDLAPTDLAEDVRRDIIFALTQMGFEIEASHHEVAESQHEIDFKYSYALDTADKVITFKFATKTLALRKNLHATFMAKPIFGINGSGMHTHMSLAKDGKNAFYGPDEPMQLSKTALYFIGGLLKHAKAITRLANPTINSYKRLVPGYEAPCYISWSATNRSALVRVPAARGNSTRAEFRSPDPMCNPYLTFAAMLAAGLDGIRNKIEPPEIKNTNIYHLTADKRKEMGIEMLPGSLIEAQHELEKDPVLTKTMGYHVMEGLASIANLETDLFRHAVHPWELDRYLATY; encoded by the coding sequence ATGAGCGCAGATGTCGCAGGTGAAATACTGGAGCGAATCGACGCAGATTCAGTGAAGATCCTGCGCCTCCAGTTCACCGATATCCAGGGTCAGCCGAAAAATGTCGCCATTCCGGTGAAGCAGGCAGAAAAAGCCCTGAACGAGGGGATATGGTTCGACGGATCCTCAATTGAGGGGTTTGCACGAATCGAAGAATCGGACATGTTACTGAAGCCCGATCCCGCAACATATGCCATCCTCCCCTGGCGGCCATCGGATGCACGGGTTGCCCGGTTTATCTGCGATGTATATACCTACGGGAATAAACATTTCGAGGGAGATCCCAGGTTCATACTGAAAAGGGCACTTGAAGAAGCAGAGAAGATGGAATACACCTTCAACACCGGCCCTGAGCTCGAATTCTTCCTGTTCAAAATGGTCGATGGAAAACCCACAACCCTCTTCCAGGACCTGGGTGGATATTTCGATCTGGCACCCACCGACCTTGCCGAGGATGTCCGGCGCGATATTATTTTTGCCCTGACACAGATGGGATTCGAGATAGAAGCTTCGCACCACGAGGTGGCGGAAAGCCAGCACGAAATTGACTTCAAGTACAGCTATGCACTTGATACCGCTGATAAGGTGATAACCTTCAAGTTTGCGACAAAAACCCTTGCACTCAGGAAAAACCTGCATGCGACGTTCATGGCAAAACCGATTTTCGGTATTAACGGAAGCGGAATGCACACGCACATGTCACTGGCAAAGGACGGTAAAAATGCATTCTATGGTCCGGATGAGCCCATGCAGCTCTCTAAAACAGCTCTCTATTTTATCGGAGGGCTCCTCAAACATGCAAAGGCCATCACACGGCTGGCAAATCCTACCATCAACTCGTACAAGAGGCTCGTACCGGGATACGAAGCGCCGTGTTATATCTCCTGGAGTGCGACCAACCGGTCGGCACTGGTCAGGGTCCCGGCCGCCCGCGGCAACAGCACCCGTGCCGAGTTCCGGAGCCCGGACCCGATGTGCAACCCCTATCTCACTTTTGCAGCGATGCTCGCTGCCGGACTGGACGGAATCAGGAACAAGATTGAACCTCCTGAAATTAAGAACACCAACATCTACCATCTCACGGCAGATAAACGGAAAGAGATGGGAATCGAGATGCTTCCCGGCAGCCTGATAGAAGCACAGCACGAGCTCGAGAAAGATCCGGTACTGACAAAAACCATGGGATACCATGTCATGGAAGGCCTGGCCAGTATTGCCAACCTGGAAACCGATTTGTTCAGGCATGCTGTCCACCCCTGGGAACTCGACCGGTACCTGGCCACCTATTAA
- a CDS encoding DUF3467 domain-containing protein — MPMSHEISVNIPSTLDPVYSNMIQIAYKNDEFTFVFLHQIPGVSQARAKAIVSITPQHAKNLLAVFTKTFADYEAKFGQIETPSGKQQDSVTTIRGYS; from the coding sequence ATGCCTATGTCACACGAAATCTCCGTCAATATTCCATCAACTCTCGATCCTGTCTATAGCAACATGATCCAGATAGCCTACAAGAACGATGAATTCACATTCGTCTTCCTCCACCAGATACCCGGTGTGAGCCAGGCGCGTGCAAAGGCTATCGTGAGCATCACCCCGCAGCATGCAAAAAATCTCCTCGCCGTTTTTACCAAAACGTTTGCCGATTATGAGGCAAAATTCGGGCAGATAGAAACCCCATCCGGAAAGCAGCAGGACAGCGTCACCACCATCAGGGGTTACTCCTGA
- a CDS encoding DUF99 family protein, whose protein sequence is MHVAKTGLRVLGIAESFSSGDKSILAGLVMRKDLRIDGISFETTTVGGMDATDAVISLYRRFKRQDINAIMISGCVISWFNIINPVLVWKTVERPVIIVTYEESEGIEEDIKRHFPGDDERLCRYRDLGTRIPVILSTGHTIYIRPCGICGEDAAALCSSFTLDGKIPEPLRVARLCARAVLQYGKRNG, encoded by the coding sequence ATGCATGTCGCGAAAACGGGGCTGCGTGTCCTTGGAATCGCGGAAAGCTTCTCTTCAGGTGATAAATCCATACTTGCGGGCCTGGTCATGCGAAAAGATCTCCGCATTGACGGTATCTCATTTGAGACCACAACCGTCGGAGGTATGGACGCAACCGATGCGGTAATCTCTCTTTACAGGAGGTTCAAGAGGCAGGATATCAATGCCATCATGATCAGCGGGTGTGTGATATCCTGGTTCAACATCATCAACCCTGTTCTGGTATGGAAAACGGTTGAAAGGCCTGTCATCATCGTAACCTACGAGGAATCAGAAGGGATAGAAGAAGATATCAAGCGACATTTCCCGGGGGACGATGAACGGCTCTGCCGTTACCGGGATCTTGGCACACGCATTCCGGTAATCCTCTCCACCGGCCATACCATCTATATTCGTCCATGTGGGATATGTGGTGAAGATGCGGCAGCACTCTGCTCCTCATTCACGTTGGATGGAAAGATCCCGGAACCTCTCCGGGTTGCACGCCTCTGTGCACGGGCAGTCCTGCAGTACGGGAAGAGGAATGGATAA
- a CDS encoding undecaprenyl diphosphate synthase family protein, with translation MIYQLYEWALLKRIVLLPSHICFMITGEDLRNAPDKLALVAQWCYDVNRQVLSKGIPARGPEPGLGIQGVTVHVSTSDPEEIVPFLPAIREVRRYASLVMYPYGHEERGAAGIEFGIAVGTSGRDEIVSCIRSMAAEGLMPDEVDEEAFERCLTFRYTPDLVIKTGGYHLTDFLIWQSVYSELFFSDVNWKLFRKTDFLRALRDYQARIRRFGT, from the coding sequence GTGATTTACCAACTCTACGAATGGGCGCTACTCAAAAGGATTGTGCTCCTGCCTTCCCACATCTGTTTCATGATTACCGGAGAGGACCTCCGGAATGCACCGGATAAACTTGCCCTTGTTGCCCAGTGGTGCTATGATGTCAACCGCCAGGTCCTGAGCAAGGGGATACCAGCCCGTGGCCCGGAGCCCGGACTGGGCATCCAGGGAGTAACAGTCCATGTCAGTACTTCCGATCCCGAAGAGATAGTGCCGTTCCTTCCCGCGATACGGGAAGTCCGCAGGTATGCATCGCTCGTGATGTATCCCTATGGACATGAAGAAAGAGGGGCTGCGGGTATCGAGTTCGGGATTGCTGTCGGGACGAGCGGGCGTGATGAAATCGTTTCCTGCATCCGTTCCATGGCCGCGGAGGGACTTATGCCTGATGAGGTTGATGAGGAAGCCTTCGAACGGTGCCTGACCTTCCGGTATACGCCGGATCTGGTGATCAAGACCGGGGGATATCACCTCACCGATTTCCTCATCTGGCAGTCGGTCTATTCGGAACTATTCTTCTCCGACGTGAACTGGAAATTGTTCAGAAAGACTGATTTTCTTCGTGCGCTCCGGGACTATCAGGCACGGATCAGGCGGTTTGGGACGTAA
- the aglJ gene encoding S-layer glycoprotein N-glycosyltransferase AglJ, with protein MSIGKDQVCILIPTLNEAPTIGGLITDFISLGFRNILVIDGHSSDGTRKIASQAGARVIEQEGRGKGTAIIEAFRLVEEPYILMIDGDRTYSPLDAERMLAPLASGSAHVIGDRLIEENRRAFSWFNYTGNQILNRLFKLAHGRFLNDILSGYRAFTRESVRLMQLKEKGFGIETEISAEAVRGNLEIAIVPITYHRRSGTPTKLNPFHDGLKITVTIYRLAKLSNPLFYFGLIGMIVMFSGLISGAYIFSEWLKNIEHIPLTILTVLLIVVGFQIFMFGIISDMLLAFHREIVREIQDIRNSSRK; from the coding sequence ATGAGCATTGGAAAGGACCAGGTCTGTATCCTCATTCCAACCCTGAATGAAGCCCCGACAATCGGAGGCCTGATAACGGATTTTATCTCCCTGGGCTTCAGGAACATCCTGGTCATTGACGGTCACAGCTCTGATGGAACCAGGAAGATCGCATCGCAGGCCGGAGCACGGGTCATCGAACAGGAAGGCCGGGGAAAGGGAACCGCCATCATCGAGGCTTTCAGACTGGTTGAAGAGCCTTATATCCTGATGATCGATGGGGACAGGACGTATTCGCCTCTGGATGCCGAACGGATGCTCGCCCCCCTTGCATCAGGATCAGCCCATGTAATCGGAGACCGCCTGATCGAAGAAAACCGCCGGGCGTTCTCGTGGTTCAATTACACCGGGAACCAGATCCTGAACCGGCTTTTCAAACTTGCGCATGGCCGCTTTCTCAACGACATCCTTTCAGGATACCGTGCATTCACCCGCGAATCTGTCAGGTTGATGCAGCTGAAGGAAAAAGGATTCGGAATAGAGACCGAAATATCGGCCGAAGCAGTGCGGGGCAACCTTGAAATCGCCATTGTTCCCATTACCTACCATCGGCGATCGGGAACGCCGACAAAACTCAATCCGTTCCATGACGGCCTGAAGATTACGGTGACAATTTACAGACTCGCAAAATTGAGCAATCCGCTTTTTTATTTCGGCCTTATCGGGATGATTGTCATGTTCTCCGGGTTAATTTCAGGTGCGTATATCTTTTCAGAATGGCTGAAAAACATCGAGCATATCCCGCTGACCATCCTCACTGTTTTGCTCATTGTTGTCGGCTTCCAGATATTCATGTTCGGCATCATCAGTGACATGCTCCTTGCATTCCACAGGGAGATTGTGCGCGAAATCCAGGATATTCGTAATAGTTCGAGGAAATGA
- a CDS encoding nucleotidyltransferase domain-containing protein, which translates to MRATVKKPVRLRDFIEDVDGRLYAVSTYDNRERVGCILRYIPDPSGTRQNREGVRFRKLEFDEAFTYIEREKPEYSDIIQRVPYTDIRRVLKPEDEIGAVIRRNPLVQRLSSLFGLPARTYGCTGSLLCGLESEESDIDFVVYGRVFFHARELLRYAINRGRLQPISDDLWDYIYRKRNPEISFDEFILHEKRKWNRGQIDSVYFDILYARSYKALNPLPCTRGRTCGLRTIEATVTDDSLSFDSPAVYRVDHEDISRVLSFSHTYCGQALAGERIQAKGVCERHGSEQWLIIGTTRDARGEYIRSLSLLEDLESSLP; encoded by the coding sequence ATGAGAGCCACCGTCAAAAAACCAGTCCGGCTCAGGGATTTTATCGAGGATGTCGATGGCAGGCTGTATGCTGTTTCCACCTACGACAACCGTGAACGGGTGGGATGCATCCTCAGATACATCCCCGATCCTTCCGGCACGCGGCAGAACCGGGAGGGTGTGCGGTTCCGGAAGCTCGAATTCGATGAGGCATTCACCTATATCGAACGTGAAAAACCGGAATATTCTGATATCATCCAGCGTGTCCCTTATACGGATATCCGGAGAGTATTGAAACCAGAAGACGAGATCGGGGCCGTCATCCGGAGAAATCCCCTCGTACAGCGGCTTTCTTCCCTGTTTGGCCTGCCCGCGAGAACGTATGGGTGTACGGGTTCCCTGCTCTGCGGGCTCGAGAGTGAAGAGTCGGATATCGATTTCGTTGTCTATGGGAGGGTCTTTTTCCATGCCAGGGAACTGCTGCGCTATGCAATCAACCGGGGCAGACTGCAGCCCATCAGCGATGACCTGTGGGACTATATCTATCGGAAGAGAAACCCTGAAATTTCGTTCGATGAATTCATCCTCCACGAGAAGCGGAAATGGAACCGTGGGCAGATCGATTCGGTGTATTTCGACATTCTCTATGCACGTTCTTATAAAGCGCTCAATCCACTTCCCTGCACCCGGGGGAGAACCTGCGGGTTACGGACCATCGAGGCAACTGTCACTGATGATTCCCTCTCGTTCGACAGTCCGGCCGTGTACCGGGTCGATCACGAAGATATCTCCAGGGTCCTTTCCTTTTCGCATACCTACTGCGGGCAGGCCCTCGCAGGAGAACGCATCCAGGCGAAGGGGGTTTGCGAGAGGCACGGAAGCGAGCAGTGGCTTATCATCGGCACGACACGCGATGCCCGCGGAGAGTATATCCGTTCGCTCAGCCTGCTTGAGGATCTTGAATCATCGCTCCCCTGA
- a CDS encoding radical SAM protein, with translation MPTRGCVLCQQGAKMVLFITGVCRRSCWYCPLSRERKGQDRIYANEKEISSPEEAVRVAQRMSALGTGITGGEPLDRIGRVIEYSCVLKHAFGEEHHVHLYTARAPGKDTLRKLVGLVDEIRMHPPAECWDHIRETEFVRAARHARDMGVCVGFEVPALPNVGILENALPELDFLTINELEWGETNADEMRRRGYVPEDSVHNAVAGSREWAAQICRNPKVRFCSSQFKDSVQLRERLIRVARNTARPFDEVTGEGTVIYGVIENVEGIPPAIRDYGEDMYEVREGVVETAWWIVAEERARIGGKKAVIERYPDRGIVVEVVPVP, from the coding sequence ATGCCAACCCGCGGTTGCGTGCTATGTCAGCAGGGAGCAAAGATGGTTCTCTTTATCACTGGTGTTTGCCGGCGTAGCTGCTGGTATTGTCCGCTCTCCAGGGAGCGGAAAGGCCAGGACAGGATATACGCAAATGAGAAGGAGATATCCTCGCCTGAGGAAGCCGTCCGCGTCGCACAGCGGATGAGTGCACTTGGTACCGGTATCACCGGTGGGGAACCACTGGACCGGATCGGGCGGGTAATCGAATATTCCTGCGTCCTGAAGCATGCCTTTGGGGAGGAGCACCATGTTCATCTCTATACTGCGCGTGCGCCCGGAAAGGATACGCTCCGGAAGCTGGTCGGGCTGGTGGACGAGATCAGGATGCACCCCCCTGCTGAATGCTGGGATCATATCCGCGAGACGGAATTTGTCCGGGCGGCCAGGCATGCCCGCGATATGGGGGTTTGCGTGGGGTTTGAAGTCCCGGCACTCCCCAATGTCGGCATCCTTGAAAATGCCCTGCCTGAATTGGATTTCCTCACCATCAACGAACTCGAATGGGGGGAGACCAACGCTGATGAAATGAGGAGGAGGGGTTATGTTCCCGAAGACTCGGTACACAACGCGGTCGCAGGCTCCCGGGAGTGGGCCGCCCAGATATGCAGGAATCCAAAGGTCCGCTTCTGCAGCTCACAGTTCAAGGACTCGGTCCAGCTCCGGGAAAGGCTCATACGTGTTGCCAGGAACACCGCCCGTCCCTTCGATGAGGTAACCGGGGAGGGAACGGTTATCTACGGGGTCATCGAAAACGTTGAAGGAATCCCTCCGGCGATCAGGGATTACGGAGAAGATATGTATGAGGTGCGGGAAGGGGTGGTTGAGACCGCATGGTGGATTGTTGCGGAGGAACGAGCCCGGATCGGAGGTAAAAAAGCTGTTATCGAGCGATACCCTGACAGGGGGATAGTGGTGGAGGTAGTCCCGGTTCCATGA
- a CDS encoding type IV pilin N-terminal domain-containing protein: MSPKTTNTEAVSPQIGVILMIAICVLLAALVILMFRLPVFAVPNNITPSYLEICGIYHTDEHGILNYDSRVILLHNGSERLENAGLRAEFFRNGIKIPATIETLNGNKFIASHHFGVQTMGGLGCSGKFWNPKEKIAIDFSDKTFHPGDTVRVDIYMKGSGELISRSSRTG, encoded by the coding sequence TTGTCTCCCAAAACAACGAACACCGAAGCTGTCTCCCCTCAGATCGGTGTTATCCTCATGATTGCGATATGCGTTCTCCTGGCCGCACTAGTGATCCTGATGTTCAGGTTACCCGTCTTTGCCGTTCCAAACAACATCACCCCTTCGTATCTCGAGATATGCGGTATTTACCATACGGATGAACATGGTATCCTGAATTACGATTCACGGGTTATCCTCCTGCACAATGGAAGTGAACGACTCGAAAATGCCGGTCTTCGAGCTGAATTTTTTCGAAATGGAATAAAAATACCGGCAACCATCGAAACGTTGAACGGGAACAAGTTTATAGCATCCCACCACTTCGGGGTCCAGACCATGGGAGGTCTTGGGTGTTCCGGAAAATTCTGGAATCCAAAAGAAAAAATCGCCATAGATTTTTCCGACAAAACGTTTCATCCCGGAGACACCGTGCGGGTGGATATCTACATGAAGGGATCAGGTGAACTCATCTCACGCTCCAGCAGAACAGGATGA
- a CDS encoding DUF5612 domain-containing protein codes for MSDPAPELFAIRIIVENKKGVLRDISTVLAQHDANVLMIHQECFDTGPFQGMAELYLEFENGTDREGMFRELYQLPAVHDVKPYEPFSHIYGTRVIIIGGGAQVAQVALGAVNEADRHNIRGERISVDTIPLVGEKTVAMAVDAVARLPRASILVLAGSLMGGEISSAVDRVREAGIPVIALKMAGSVPAHADLVVTDPIQAGVFAVMHVSKAAVFDINRVKGREF; via the coding sequence ATGAGCGACCCAGCACCCGAACTTTTTGCAATCCGGATTATCGTTGAGAACAAGAAAGGTGTCCTCCGGGACATCTCGACTGTACTCGCCCAGCACGATGCAAATGTGCTGATGATTCACCAGGAGTGTTTTGATACCGGACCCTTCCAGGGTATGGCTGAGCTGTACCTCGAGTTCGAGAACGGTACGGATCGGGAAGGAATGTTCCGGGAACTCTACCAACTCCCTGCCGTCCATGATGTGAAGCCCTACGAGCCGTTCAGTCACATTTACGGAACACGGGTGATCATCATCGGCGGAGGGGCCCAGGTTGCCCAGGTCGCCCTCGGTGCCGTGAATGAGGCAGACCGCCACAATATCCGGGGAGAACGAATTTCTGTCGACACTATCCCTCTTGTTGGAGAGAAAACTGTTGCAATGGCAGTCGATGCCGTTGCTCGCCTTCCAAGGGCATCCATCCTTGTCCTCGCAGGTTCGCTGATGGGAGGTGAGATATCATCTGCCGTCGACCGGGTGCGCGAAGCAGGAATACCGGTAATCGCCCTCAAAATGGCCGGGAGTGTCCCGGCACATGCCGACCTCGTCGTTACTGATCCCATCCAGGCCGGGGTCTTTGCTGTAATGCACGTCAGCAAAGCAGCCGTTTTCGATATAAACCGGGTAAAGGGACGTGAGTTCTGA
- a CDS encoding threonylcarbamoyl-AMP synthase, giving the protein MSLIEKAVSILHHDGIVIYPTDTVYGLGGDAFSEEAIIKVFEAKKRPLSNPIAIAVCNKDMIHWTARVDAYASLFIDRFLPGPVTVVLPARSCVPDMLTGGTGLIGIRFPNHPLALELISRFDSPITATSANITGAKDPATPGECRIPHDLLIDAGRLPGTSSTVVDLASRKIIRAGAIADLVAAFLASGL; this is encoded by the coding sequence ATGTCCCTGATCGAGAAGGCCGTCTCGATCCTCCATCACGATGGGATCGTCATCTACCCCACGGACACGGTGTATGGGCTCGGGGGCGACGCATTCTCTGAAGAAGCAATCATCAAGGTTTTCGAGGCAAAGAAGCGCCCGCTCTCCAATCCTATTGCTATTGCGGTTTGTAATAAAGATATGATCCACTGGACAGCCCGTGTCGATGCCTATGCCTCGCTCTTTATCGATCGCTTCCTCCCGGGTCCGGTAACGGTTGTCCTTCCGGCCAGATCCTGTGTGCCTGATATGCTGACCGGGGGAACCGGATTGATCGGTATCCGGTTCCCCAACCATCCGCTCGCCCTCGAACTCATTTCACGCTTCGATTCTCCGATCACCGCGACCAGTGCAAACATCACCGGGGCAAAAGATCCGGCAACTCCTGGAGAGTGTCGTATCCCGCACGATCTCCTGATCGATGCCGGCAGGCTGCCCGGCACATCAAGTACTGTTGTCGATCTCGCCTCCCGGAAGATCATCAGGGCGGGCGCAATCGCCGACCTGGTCGCTGCTTTCCTCGCATCAGGCCTATGA
- a CDS encoding Dna2/Cas4 domain-containing protein, protein MSRTIPDISISAVVTTSTCPYRFYLDKGRERLESWRYTAAKQISYRLGDTLDAAEIWDEICFIQKDIDNSAFPILTESVRLCKSNPTWRTYRDADVAVRSDRYHLHGIVDKLFFDSPLFAVTRPTAAPSRGIYTADRLRVAGYAICLEEMLGTAVSEGIVEYIHSGIGRVCTIEPLDKRKFLRALQEARRITNGELPRRPLHPPCESCRHAERCNPAGGQRLSDLF, encoded by the coding sequence GTGAGTCGCACCATTCCCGATATCAGTATCTCGGCGGTCGTGACCACTTCGACGTGCCCTTACCGCTTCTACCTGGACAAGGGAAGAGAACGCCTGGAATCGTGGCGCTATACCGCTGCAAAACAGATCTCGTATCGCCTCGGGGATACGCTCGATGCAGCCGAAATCTGGGACGAGATCTGCTTCATTCAGAAGGACATAGACAACTCTGCATTTCCTATCCTCACCGAATCAGTCAGGCTCTGCAAATCGAACCCTACCTGGAGAACATATCGGGATGCAGATGTGGCGGTGAGATCGGACCGCTACCATCTTCATGGGATCGTTGACAAGTTATTTTTCGACAGCCCTCTCTTTGCCGTAACCCGTCCCACCGCTGCTCCGTCGCGCGGGATATATACCGCTGACCGGCTCAGGGTTGCCGGGTATGCAATCTGCCTCGAGGAGATGCTTGGAACCGCCGTTTCTGAAGGCATCGTTGAATACATCCATTCGGGAATCGGGAGGGTCTGCACCATCGAGCCGCTCGACAAAAGAAAGTTCCTCCGCGCTCTCCAGGAAGCCCGGCGGATTACGAATGGTGAACTTCCCCGCAGACCACTGCACCCGCCCTGCGAATCCTGCAGGCATGCAGAGCGGTGCAATCCAGCCGGAGGACAACGTCTCTCCGATCTCTTTTGA